The Salvia splendens isolate huo1 chromosome 21, SspV2, whole genome shotgun sequence genome includes a window with the following:
- the LOC121785430 gene encoding zinc transporter 4, chloroplastic-like isoform X2, giving the protein MSLLEDQLPVVWGGGFGERVRVYSGSFVQNISHSLSSAACKSYREDDEGCRDDSFSLILKLIAIAAILIMGVGGVAIPLVGKKRRFLRTDSNLFVAAKAFAAGVILATGFVHMLPDATKALTNACLPKSPFLKFPFSGFIAMMAALGTLLADFVGTQYYERKQRKQEEESQLAKADLSETGDESGIVSVETSGHGAKVFGEEEGGVMHIVGMHAHAAHHRHSHSQEQGSCQGHRGENQHGHSHSHSFNFRGGDGEDNTARHIVVSQVLELGIVSHSVIIGLSLGVSHSPCTIRPLIGALSFHQFFEGFALGGCISQAKLRTLQSTLMACFFAITTPMGIGIGIGISSFYNARSPRALVIEGVLDSISAGILVYMALVDLIAADFLSKRMSCNARLQFVSYLLLFLGAALMSLLALWA; this is encoded by the exons ATGTCGCTTCTCGAG GATCAGTTGCCGGTTGTGTGGGGAGGGGGATTTGGGGAGAGGGTTCGGGTTTATTCTG GTTCATTTGTGCAGAACATATCCCATTCTTTGTCGAGTGCTGCGTGTAAATCCTACAGGGAAGACGATGAAGGATGTCGAGACGACTCATTCTCTCTTATCCTTAAGCTCATTGCGATTGCTGCCATCCTAATTATGGGAGTCGGTGGCGTGGCCATTCCATTAGTTGGGAAGAAGCGTCGGTTTTTGCGCACAGATTCTAACTTGTTCGTTGCTGCCAAAGCCTTTGCTGCTGGCGTCATCCTCGCCACGGGATTCGTACACATGCTACCGGATGCCACCAAGGCTTTAACCAATGCTTGCCTACCGAAATCCCCATTTTTGAAGTTCCCCTTCTCGGGATTCATCGCGATGATGGCCGCTCTGGGGACATTGCTAGCTGATTTTGTCGGGACACAGTACTACGAGAGGAAGCAGAGGAAACAGGAGGAAGAAAGCCAACTTGCCAAGGCTGATTTGTCGGAAACCGGAGACGAATCCGGGATAGTTTCGGTCGAGACGAGTGGGCATGGCGCAAAGGTCTTTGGAGAAGAGGAAGGGGGTGTCATGCACATCGTTGGGATGCACGCGCACGCGGCGCATCACAGGCACAGTCATTCGCAAGAGCAAGGGTCATGCCAAGGGCATCGGGGCGAGAATCAACACGGTCACTCACACTCGCATTCGTTCAACTTTCGGGGCGGGGACGGCGAAGATAATACCGCTCGCCACATTGTTGTTTCACAG GTTCTTGAACTCGGCATAGTTTCACACTCGGTGATCATCGGCCTATCGCTTGGAGTTTCACACAGTCCGTGTACGATTAGGCCTCTGATCGGAGCACTATCGTTCCACCAGTTCTTCGAAGGCTTCGCTCTCGGAGGCTGCATCTCTCAGGCGAAGCTACGGACCCTCCAGTCGACCCTGATGGCATGCTTTTTCGCTATAACAACCCCGATGGGGATAGGTATTGGGATCGGAATATCTTCGTTCTACAACGCCAGAAGCCCGAGAGCGCTGGTGATCGAGGGCGTGTTGGACTCCATCTCTGCTGGGATCCTTGTGTACATGGCGCTCGTCGATCTGATCGCGGCTGATTTCTTGAGCAAGCGAATGAGCTGCAACGCGAGGCTGCAGTTTGTTTCGTATTTGCTCTTGTTCTTGGGGGCTGCATTGATGTCTTTGTTAGCATTGTGGGCTTAG
- the LOC121785430 gene encoding zinc transporter 4, chloroplastic-like isoform X1, protein MSLLEDQLPVVWGGGFGERVRVYSGEGSFVQNISHSLSSAACKSYREDDEGCRDDSFSLILKLIAIAAILIMGVGGVAIPLVGKKRRFLRTDSNLFVAAKAFAAGVILATGFVHMLPDATKALTNACLPKSPFLKFPFSGFIAMMAALGTLLADFVGTQYYERKQRKQEEESQLAKADLSETGDESGIVSVETSGHGAKVFGEEEGGVMHIVGMHAHAAHHRHSHSQEQGSCQGHRGENQHGHSHSHSFNFRGGDGEDNTARHIVVSQVLELGIVSHSVIIGLSLGVSHSPCTIRPLIGALSFHQFFEGFALGGCISQAKLRTLQSTLMACFFAITTPMGIGIGIGISSFYNARSPRALVIEGVLDSISAGILVYMALVDLIAADFLSKRMSCNARLQFVSYLLLFLGAALMSLLALWA, encoded by the exons ATGTCGCTTCTCGAG GATCAGTTGCCGGTTGTGTGGGGAGGGGGATTTGGGGAGAGGGTTCGGGTTTATTCTG GTGAAGGTTCATTTGTGCAGAACATATCCCATTCTTTGTCGAGTGCTGCGTGTAAATCCTACAGGGAAGACGATGAAGGATGTCGAGACGACTCATTCTCTCTTATCCTTAAGCTCATTGCGATTGCTGCCATCCTAATTATGGGAGTCGGTGGCGTGGCCATTCCATTAGTTGGGAAGAAGCGTCGGTTTTTGCGCACAGATTCTAACTTGTTCGTTGCTGCCAAAGCCTTTGCTGCTGGCGTCATCCTCGCCACGGGATTCGTACACATGCTACCGGATGCCACCAAGGCTTTAACCAATGCTTGCCTACCGAAATCCCCATTTTTGAAGTTCCCCTTCTCGGGATTCATCGCGATGATGGCCGCTCTGGGGACATTGCTAGCTGATTTTGTCGGGACACAGTACTACGAGAGGAAGCAGAGGAAACAGGAGGAAGAAAGCCAACTTGCCAAGGCTGATTTGTCGGAAACCGGAGACGAATCCGGGATAGTTTCGGTCGAGACGAGTGGGCATGGCGCAAAGGTCTTTGGAGAAGAGGAAGGGGGTGTCATGCACATCGTTGGGATGCACGCGCACGCGGCGCATCACAGGCACAGTCATTCGCAAGAGCAAGGGTCATGCCAAGGGCATCGGGGCGAGAATCAACACGGTCACTCACACTCGCATTCGTTCAACTTTCGGGGCGGGGACGGCGAAGATAATACCGCTCGCCACATTGTTGTTTCACAG GTTCTTGAACTCGGCATAGTTTCACACTCGGTGATCATCGGCCTATCGCTTGGAGTTTCACACAGTCCGTGTACGATTAGGCCTCTGATCGGAGCACTATCGTTCCACCAGTTCTTCGAAGGCTTCGCTCTCGGAGGCTGCATCTCTCAGGCGAAGCTACGGACCCTCCAGTCGACCCTGATGGCATGCTTTTTCGCTATAACAACCCCGATGGGGATAGGTATTGGGATCGGAATATCTTCGTTCTACAACGCCAGAAGCCCGAGAGCGCTGGTGATCGAGGGCGTGTTGGACTCCATCTCTGCTGGGATCCTTGTGTACATGGCGCTCGTCGATCTGATCGCGGCTGATTTCTTGAGCAAGCGAATGAGCTGCAACGCGAGGCTGCAGTTTGTTTCGTATTTGCTCTTGTTCTTGGGGGCTGCATTGATGTCTTTGTTAGCATTGTGGGCTTAG